ACTGGTTGCCCTTGGTGGTTACGGCAGGGAGGAACTGAATATCCGTTCAGATATTGACCTGATGCTCCTCTATCCCAAAAAACTCTTACCATTTACTGAAAAACTTGCGGAGCGGCTCTTATATATATTGTGGGATACAGGGCTTGATACAGGGTTTAGTGTCAGGTCATTAAAAGAGTGTATAAACCTTGCAAAAGATGACATTAAGACCAAAACGGCTGTATTGGATGCCAGACACCTTAATGGAAACACTGCCCTTTTCTGTGAATTTCTGGAAAGGTTAAAGAAGAATGTCTTTAATGAAAAAGGCGCTTCTGCATTCATAAAAGAAAAGATTGAAGAAGGCGCTATTAGAAAGGCAAGATATGGCGGCTCTGTGTATCTTTTAGAGCCAAATGTTAAAGAAGGTGAAGGCGGGCTGCGCGATTTGCATACTGCCCTATGGGTAGCAAAGGCAAAGTATGGTGTTGCAGACATTGCAGGACTTACGAACAACAGCATCCTGTCTACTGAAGAATTCAGTCAATTATATGAATCAACAGATTTTTTATGGAGGGTCAGGAACGAACTCCATTTTGAGAGCAATAGAAAGTTAGACCAACTTACATTTGACCACCAGACAAGGATTGCAAAGGTGTTTGGTTTTGAAGATACAAAGACATCTTTAGGTGTAGAAAAATTTATGCAGAAATACTATCTGCATGCATCTAATATCAACCACTTTTCATCCCTTATAATATCACGGTGCTTGAACGGCTGTTCAACAGATATAACAGGTTATGTATGTGAAATGGAAAAGGAGATTGATGGTGACTTCAGGCTTTGCAGCAATCTTTTATGCGTGAAGGATGCAAACCTGTTTCAGGAAAAACCTTATAAGATACTTAAGGCATTTGAACTGACATGCCTTTATAATATGAACATGGACAATATGACAAAAGAATTACTCCTGAAAAACTTAAATCTTATTGACTCTAGTTTCATGGCATCCATGCAGGCAAGACAATCCTTTATAAATATTTTAAAAAGCGGCAGGGCTTACAATGCCCTGCAGGAGATGCACAGATTAAGATTTTTAGGCAAACTTATGCCTGCCTTTGAGGAGATTACATGCAAGGTTCAGCATGATATGTATCACATCTATACAATAGACACCCACTCCTTATTTGCTGTAAGGGAACTGGAAAGGTTAAGGGCAGCAGAATATAAGATGGAGTTTTTTCTGCTTGCCACAATATATGAAGAGGTCAGCCGTCCTGAACTCCTTACATTAGGTGTTTTGCTGCATGATATAGGAAAGGCAAAGGGAAGGGGACACGCAGAAAAAGGGGCTGAAATGATAGGCAGCATACTGGGGGGCATGGGATTTTCTGAAGAGGATATTGAACTTGTAGCCTTTCTTGTAAAACACCATCTTATCCTGCCTGATACTGCACAGGGCAGGGACATACATGACGAAAAACTTGTCATAAACTTTGCAAAGACTGTCGGCAGCATAGAGAGGTTGAATCTTTTATACCTCCTTACATTTGCAGATGTGCGGGCTGTTGGTCCTGAGGTGTGGACGCAGTGGAAGGCAGCGCTTTTTCAGGAACTATATTTCAAGGCAATGACAGTCATTGAAAGGGGCGAGTTTGAGCCTGAATCAGCGGTAAAACGGATACCAAAGATACGGGATGCGGTAGTGACTATACTTACAGATGAGATTGACAGAACTGCTGTTGAGAATTACTTTCAACTCTTGCCTCACAGATATTTTCTTTCAAATTCTCCTGATGTAATTGCAGGGCATATAAGGTTTGTAGAGGGATTGGGTGAACAGTTATTCACAATAAATATAAAACACTCTACTGAAAGACATTATACTGATGTAACAATCTGCACACTTGATATGCACGGACTTTTTTCAAAAATCACAGGTGTTATGTCAGCAAATAATATAAATATACTTGGCGCCCAGATAAATACGCTTAAAAACGGCATTGTGCTTGATGTCCTTCAGGTAGCAAGTCCGATGGGTGAGATAATAACTGATGAGGCAAAATGGCAGAAGACTAAAAAGGATTTGGCAGATGCCCTGACAGGCGCAGTATATGTTGACAAACTTGTTGCAAAAATAGGGACATCAATACTTGATAAAAAGCCAAAACCAGTTGTTCCTGCATTTGTTGAAATTGACAATGATGTGTCAGATGAATTTACAGTAATTGATATTCATGCACAGGACAGGGTGGGACTATTATACAGCATCACCAGCGCTATGGCAAAACTTGGTCTTTACATCTATGTCTCAAAAATCACTACAAAAGGCAACACTGCATCAGACATATTTTATGTAAAGGACATCTTTGGGCAAAAGATTTATTACAGCGAAAAGTTAAAAGACATAAAAGAAACCTTGTTAAAGGCAGTCTAATGTATCCCTGACAACTATGGGCAGATTTGAAATCTGTCCCTACTGTCCATAGGAATTTTCCTTATGCACTTTGAATTTTTAAAAAAAGACCCTGCAGGCGAGACAAGGCTTGGGAAAATTACCACCTCACGCGGTATCATAAATACCCCTGTCTTTATGCCTGTTGGGACATACGGGACAGTAAAGGCGATGCTGCCTGAGGAACTTCTGGATTTGGGTGTTGAAATAATACTTGGCAATACATATCATCTTTATTTAAGACCCGGACATAAACTAATAAAGGAACTCGGCGGACTTCATAAATTTATGCACTGGGATGGACCGATACTCACTGACAGCGGCGGGTATCAGGTTTTTAGCCATGCGAAACTGAGGAAGATTAAAGAGGAGGGTGTTTATTTTCAGTCGCATATAGACGGCTCAAGTCATCTTTTAACACCTGAAAAGGCGATAGATATTCAGGAGGCACTTGGAAGCGATATAATCATGTGCCTTGATGAATGCACACCCTATCCAGCAGCATATGAATATACAAAAGAGTCAATGGGAATGACGCACAGATGGGCAAGAAGGTGTAAAGAGTTTATGAGTTCAGAGTTAAGAGTTCAGAGTTCGGAAGGTTTAATAACTCAAAACACAAAACTCAAAACCCCATACTTATTCGGCATTATGCAAGGCGGGATGTTTGAGGATTTAAGAAGGCAAAGCGCAGAGGAGATTGTAAATATTGGTTTTGACGGCTATGCCGTAGGCGGTTTGAGCGTGGGCGAAGAAAAGGACTTGATGTATAAGATGGTGGATGCAGCCGTTCCATACCTGCCAGAGGATAAACCTAGATATTTAATGGGTGTTGGCATGCCTGAAGATATAATAGAGTGTATTGCAAGAGGTATTGATATGTTTGACTGTGTTGTGCCTACCAGAAATGCAAGAAATGGAATGCTCTTTACATCCTTTGGAAAATTGGTTATAAAGAACAGTCAATTTACAAATGATGCCAAACCAATTGATGAAAACTGCGGCTGTTACACATGCAGGAACTTTTCAAGGGCGTATTTAAGGTATGTTTATATGGCAAACGAAATCATTGCGTCAAGGCTTAATACAATACATAACCTCTATTATTATATAAATTTAATGAAGGGGATTAGAGAGGCAATAAAAGAAAACAGGTTTGAGGAGTTTAGAAAAGAATTCTATAAAAAAAGGGAGGAGGTTTCCTAATGTTTACAAATATTGCATATGCACAGGAAGGTGCGGCACAGCCGGCAGCATTTCAGAGTATTGCAGGTATCCTGCCGCTGGTTCTTATCTTTGTGATATTCTATTTTCTTCTGATAAGACCCCAGCAAAAAAAGGCAAGGGAACATCGGGAGATGTTAAGCAAACTTGAAAAAAACGATATGGTTGTTACATCAGGCGGCATCTGCGGTAAAATAACAGGTGTTGCCGAAGACTCTGTTACAGTTGAAATCGCAGATAATGTAAAGGTGAAGGTTATGAAGGAACATATAGTGAACAGGAAAAAATAAAAATCTTTGACCCAAAAAATACAGGGGGAGTGAATGAGTAAAAGTATACCTATTCGGCTGACACTAATAAGTTTTTTCTTTGTTCTGGCAATGGTGTTGTTTCTGCCGTCAACACCTATTTCAAAAGACCTCCCGTCTTTCTGGCGGAATAATGTGCCTAAAATAAATCTTGGACTTGACTTGCAGGGAGGTATGCATCTCGTTTTGCAGGTGGATACTGAAAAGGCTGTGGCTAACCATACGCAAAGGCTTGCAAGCAGTATTTCTTCTCTTCTCATAGAAAAGAAGGCGGCGATTACATCTGTAAAGGCAAGTGGTGTGTCAGATATTTCCATTGCATATACAGGTACTGATACAAAGGATATTGAAAAGTTGATGGATAGCAACTATCAAATCTTTAAAAAGACAAGGGGCGCTGGCAGCGAAATTATATATACATTGATTGATGGTGAGATAGAGAGGATAAAAGAGTGGAGCGTATCTCAGGCACTGGAGACCATACGCAACCGTATTGACAAGTTTGGTGTTGCAGAACCACATATACAGCGTCAGGGCATAAATGAGATAATTGTGCAATTACCGGGTTTAAAGGACACGGAAAGGGCGATAGCACTTATTGGCAAGACTGCTGTGCTTGAGTTTAAACTTGTTGATGAAACAGGGGATGTAAAAAAGGCGGCAGAGGAGAATATTACACCAGAGGGAGATGAACTTCTCTATCAAAGGGGGACAGATAAAGAAACAGGTATAGTCAAGCAGACACCATATCTTCTAAAAAAACAGACCCTCATTACAGGTGATTCCCTGACAGATGCAAGGGTTGCCATTGACAGCCAGTTTAACGAGCCGTATGTGTCCATAACATTTGACAGTGAGGGTGCAAGACAGTTTGAAAAAATAACAGCAGAGAGTGTGGGCAAAAGACTTGCTATAATCCTTGATGGCAATGTCTACTCAGCGCCTAATATTCAGGAAAGGATTGGCGGGGGACGGGCAATGATAACCGGCAGGTTCACCCATGAAGAGGCATCTGACCTTGCAATTGTGCTGCGGGCAGGTGCGCTGCCTGCACCTGTGAATATAATCCAGAATGTTACTGTTGGTCCATCGCTTGGGCAGGATTCTATTGAGGCAGGGGTTAAGGCGTGCATTATCGGCGGCATACTGGTTTTGTTGTTTATGATGTTTTATTATAAATTTGCAGGTGTGATTGCGGATTTCGCGGTTGTATTAAATATTAGCATGCTTTTAGGCGCTATGGCATGGTTCAATGCAACGCTTACGCTCCCTGGTATTGCAGGAATAATATTGACTATAGGTATGGGCGTGGATTCAAATGTCCTGATATTTGAAAGAATCAAAGAGGAACTGCGTCTGGGCAAGACGCCAAGATCAGCAGTTGACGCAGGTTATGACAGGGCATGGTGGACTGTTATAGACTCCCATGTTACAACACTTATTACAGCAGCGGTATTATTTCAGTTTGGAAGCGGACCAATAAAGGGTTTTGCAGTATCATTAAGTCTTGGGATTTTAATAAATCTTTTCACAGCCCTTGTCGGCACAAAGGTTATCTTTGACATGATGCATCAAAGGAGAAGGGTGGAGAGGGTAAGCATATAAAAGCAGTGTCAGTGATTAGTGTCGGTAAAAAGATAAAAAATAAACCACCATTCACCAACACTGATTACTGACACTGACACTTTCTTTAATTGGAGGATTTGATGGACATCTGGGGTGAAACTAGAATAGACTTTGTAGGCAAAAGGAATTATGCGTTTTTATTGTCAGGAATGCTTGCCATCCTTGGACTCATTGCAGCGGTTCTAATCCCGATGGGCAGGGCAAACCTTGGCGTTGACTTTGCCGGAGGGGTAAGCATACAGTTGAAATTTGAAAAGCCTGTTGCAATAGATGAGGCAAGAAAACTTATGGAATCTGGCGGCTTTAAAGACAGTGAACTTCAGGAATTCAAGGCAGACAGTAAACTCCTTATAAGACTAAAAAAGCCTGAAGGCGATGTAAGGAAGATTTCAGAAGGCATTATTAATGTATTTACAAATGGCTTTCCTGACAACAAGTTTATAATTGACTCTACAGAAGAGGTAGGCCCGACAATTGGCAAGAGACTTCAAAAAGATGCGCTCTGGGCAGTCAGCATATCTCTCCTCGGCATACTCACATATGTTGCATGGAGGTTTGAATTTGTATTCGGCGTTGCGGCGGTTATTGCCACATTCCATGATGTTCTGGCTGTCCTAGGAATATTCTATGTCTCTGGCAAGGAAATCAACCTGTTGATTATAACCGCACTTCTTACGCTGGCAGGTTATTCACTTACAGATACAGTTGTTGTGTTTGACAGGATAAGGGAAAACTTAAGAAAACGGACAAAAGAAACACTTGCACAACTCATAAACAGGAGCATAAATGAGGTATTAAGGAGAACCATCGTTACATCAACCACTGTGCTTCTTGTGCTTGCCGCACTCCTTGCTGCGGGCGGCGAAGTAATCCACGACTTTTCACTTGCCCTCTTTATAGGGGTTATAGTCGGCACATACTCTTCCATATTTGTGGCAAGTCCTGTTGTGCTTTTGTGGAAAAAGAAATAAAATGGATTTGAGACATAATAATAAAAGAAAACCCAAAAGATGGCTTATTCGGGAACCTGATGAAACCCTTCAAAACCTATTTGTAAATGAACTGAAAATATCCACCTTAACAGCGAATCTCCTAATAAACAGAGGCATTGATACCATAGACAACGCCTCTACCTTTTTATCGCCTAATCTAAAGAACCTCCACAACCCATTTTTGCTCAAGGGCATGGATAAGGCAGTTGCTAGGATTATAGACGCTATCCAAAAAAATGAGGCAATCACAATATATGGTGATTATGATGTGGACGGCACAGCAGGGGCGTCTGTCTTATATCTTTTCTTAAAAGAGACAGGGGCGAGGGTATCTTACTATATCCCTGAAAGATTAAAAGAGGGCTATGGATTAAATAAACAGGCGATTCAAAGGTTGTCAGAAGATGGTGTAAAACTTGTTGTTACAACAGACTGCGGCATATCAAATTATGATGAGGTTGGGTTTGCAACTGGTCTTGGACTGGATGTAATTATAACAGACCATCATGAAATTACATCCAAAGTCCCGCCTGCATATGCTGTCCTGAACCCAAAGCAGGAAACATGCGCATTTCCATTTAAAGAACTGGCAGGGGTAGGGGTTGCTTTTAATCTGATAATAGCACTTCGCACAAAACTAAGAGACAGGGGGGGTTTTTCAAATGGTGAACCTAATCTGAAAAACTATCTGGATATTGTGGCATTGGGAACCATTGCAGACATGGTGCCCCTTGTTGATGAAAACAGGATATTTGCCGTATATGGCATTGAATCAATGACAAAGGGAGAAAGGTGCGGCATAAGGGCATTAAAGGATGTTAGCAGAATAAGTGGAAATATAAAATCATGGCACATAGGTTTTCAACTTGCACCGAGGATAAATGCAGCAGGCAGGCTGGAAAGGGCAGATACTGCTGTAAAACTCATTACTACAAATGACCCTGATGAGGCGGTACTGCTTGCAAGGGAACTGGATATGGAAAACCGTGCAAGACAGGATATTGAGGGTGAAATACTTAAGGAAGCAATTGATATGATAGAAAGGGAAGGACTCAAAAATGCTATTATCCTTGCATCTGAAAAATGGCATCAGGGGGTAATAGGTGTTGTTGCCTCAAAACTTATAGATACATATTACAGGCCAACAGTTCTTATTTCATTGGCAGGAGATATTGGCAAGGGTTCTGCTAGGGGCATCAAGGCATTTCATATGCTTGAGGGTTTGCAGACATGCGCCAAGTATCTTGAAAGGTTCGGCGGGCATAAGGCAGCAGCAGGGCTTACAATCCATAAGGGGAACATCCCTGCCTTTAAAGAGGCATTTTTTAATCTAACAGCAGGGCTGAAAGATGAAGACTTTACCCCCGAATTATCTCTGGACGGATATATTAATCTTGATGAATTGAGCGAAGGGGTGGTTATGGAAATTGACAGCCTTGCACCATTCGGGCTTGGTAATCCTGAACCCCTTTTATGTGCAAACGAGGCACGGATTATCGGTAGCCAGATTGTTGGTTCTAACCATTTGAGATTTAAAGCAGCACACAAAAATCGTGTATTTAATGCAATTGCATACAGATTTGGCGATATGCACCCTTTAGATGACAAGTATATGGATATAGCATTCACACCT
This is a stretch of genomic DNA from Deltaproteobacteria bacterium. It encodes these proteins:
- the glnD gene encoding [protein-PII] uridylyltransferase, producing the protein MSYNQHPITDSQIDSFPPKLVLEGNNILPSVKDYLKKGEEILHLMHIEGKSGHEIVCNYTLLIDTLLKTLYTFIETEIGGTAYPCKNNCTLVALGGYGREELNIRSDIDLMLLYPKKLLPFTEKLAERLLYILWDTGLDTGFSVRSLKECINLAKDDIKTKTAVLDARHLNGNTALFCEFLERLKKNVFNEKGASAFIKEKIEEGAIRKARYGGSVYLLEPNVKEGEGGLRDLHTALWVAKAKYGVADIAGLTNNSILSTEEFSQLYESTDFLWRVRNELHFESNRKLDQLTFDHQTRIAKVFGFEDTKTSLGVEKFMQKYYLHASNINHFSSLIISRCLNGCSTDITGYVCEMEKEIDGDFRLCSNLLCVKDANLFQEKPYKILKAFELTCLYNMNMDNMTKELLLKNLNLIDSSFMASMQARQSFINILKSGRAYNALQEMHRLRFLGKLMPAFEEITCKVQHDMYHIYTIDTHSLFAVRELERLRAAEYKMEFFLLATIYEEVSRPELLTLGVLLHDIGKAKGRGHAEKGAEMIGSILGGMGFSEEDIELVAFLVKHHLILPDTAQGRDIHDEKLVINFAKTVGSIERLNLLYLLTFADVRAVGPEVWTQWKAALFQELYFKAMTVIERGEFEPESAVKRIPKIRDAVVTILTDEIDRTAVENYFQLLPHRYFLSNSPDVIAGHIRFVEGLGEQLFTINIKHSTERHYTDVTICTLDMHGLFSKITGVMSANNINILGAQINTLKNGIVLDVLQVASPMGEIITDEAKWQKTKKDLADALTGAVYVDKLVAKIGTSILDKKPKPVVPAFVEIDNDVSDEFTVIDIHAQDRVGLLYSITSAMAKLGLYIYVSKITTKGNTASDIFYVKDIFGQKIYYSEKLKDIKETLLKAV
- the tgt gene encoding tRNA guanosine(34) transglycosylase Tgt — encoded protein: MHFEFLKKDPAGETRLGKITTSRGIINTPVFMPVGTYGTVKAMLPEELLDLGVEIILGNTYHLYLRPGHKLIKELGGLHKFMHWDGPILTDSGGYQVFSHAKLRKIKEEGVYFQSHIDGSSHLLTPEKAIDIQEALGSDIIMCLDECTPYPAAYEYTKESMGMTHRWARRCKEFMSSELRVQSSEGLITQNTKLKTPYLFGIMQGGMFEDLRRQSAEEIVNIGFDGYAVGGLSVGEEKDLMYKMVDAAVPYLPEDKPRYLMGVGMPEDIIECIARGIDMFDCVVPTRNARNGMLFTSFGKLVIKNSQFTNDAKPIDENCGCYTCRNFSRAYLRYVYMANEIIASRLNTIHNLYYYINLMKGIREAIKENRFEEFRKEFYKKREEVS
- the yajC gene encoding preprotein translocase subunit YajC, which encodes MFTNIAYAQEGAAQPAAFQSIAGILPLVLIFVIFYFLLIRPQQKKAREHREMLSKLEKNDMVVTSGGICGKITGVAEDSVTVEIADNVKVKVMKEHIVNRKK
- the secD gene encoding protein translocase subunit SecD; protein product: MSKSIPIRLTLISFFFVLAMVLFLPSTPISKDLPSFWRNNVPKINLGLDLQGGMHLVLQVDTEKAVANHTQRLASSISSLLIEKKAAITSVKASGVSDISIAYTGTDTKDIEKLMDSNYQIFKKTRGAGSEIIYTLIDGEIERIKEWSVSQALETIRNRIDKFGVAEPHIQRQGINEIIVQLPGLKDTERAIALIGKTAVLEFKLVDETGDVKKAAEENITPEGDELLYQRGTDKETGIVKQTPYLLKKQTLITGDSLTDARVAIDSQFNEPYVSITFDSEGARQFEKITAESVGKRLAIILDGNVYSAPNIQERIGGGRAMITGRFTHEEASDLAIVLRAGALPAPVNIIQNVTVGPSLGQDSIEAGVKACIIGGILVLLFMMFYYKFAGVIADFAVVLNISMLLGAMAWFNATLTLPGIAGIILTIGMGVDSNVLIFERIKEELRLGKTPRSAVDAGYDRAWWTVIDSHVTTLITAAVLFQFGSGPIKGFAVSLSLGILINLFTALVGTKVIFDMMHQRRRVERVSI
- the secF gene encoding protein translocase subunit SecF, whose product is MDIWGETRIDFVGKRNYAFLLSGMLAILGLIAAVLIPMGRANLGVDFAGGVSIQLKFEKPVAIDEARKLMESGGFKDSELQEFKADSKLLIRLKKPEGDVRKISEGIINVFTNGFPDNKFIIDSTEEVGPTIGKRLQKDALWAVSISLLGILTYVAWRFEFVFGVAAVIATFHDVLAVLGIFYVSGKEINLLIITALLTLAGYSLTDTVVVFDRIRENLRKRTKETLAQLINRSINEVLRRTIVTSTTVLLVLAALLAAGGEVIHDFSLALFIGVIVGTYSSIFVASPVVLLWKKK
- the recJ gene encoding single-stranded-DNA-specific exonuclease RecJ, yielding MDLRHNNKRKPKRWLIREPDETLQNLFVNELKISTLTANLLINRGIDTIDNASTFLSPNLKNLHNPFLLKGMDKAVARIIDAIQKNEAITIYGDYDVDGTAGASVLYLFLKETGARVSYYIPERLKEGYGLNKQAIQRLSEDGVKLVVTTDCGISNYDEVGFATGLGLDVIITDHHEITSKVPPAYAVLNPKQETCAFPFKELAGVGVAFNLIIALRTKLRDRGGFSNGEPNLKNYLDIVALGTIADMVPLVDENRIFAVYGIESMTKGERCGIRALKDVSRISGNIKSWHIGFQLAPRINAAGRLERADTAVKLITTNDPDEAVLLARELDMENRARQDIEGEILKEAIDMIEREGLKNAIILASEKWHQGVIGVVASKLIDTYYRPTVLISLAGDIGKGSARGIKAFHMLEGLQTCAKYLERFGGHKAAAGLTIHKGNIPAFKEAFFNLTAGLKDEDFTPELSLDGYINLDELSEGVVMEIDSLAPFGLGNPEPLLCANEARIIGSQIVGSNHLRFKAAHKNRVFNAIAYRFGDMHPLDDKYMDIAFTPYIEEWNGNRDLKLNVKGIRGLIGRTF